The following are encoded in a window of Ferribacterium limneticum genomic DNA:
- a CDS encoding RNA polymerase factor sigma-54 produces the protein MKPALQLKLSQHLALTPQLQQSIKLLQLSTIEMQQELERYLLENPMLEREDEPGGEAFSNAQQFDSPQTSEGEREQKAEREERDARDDREQDVPSAPSDVDDDRWAADAGTFTGAGRDEDDDSDSQDIHGTTISLRDHLGWQLGMTQVSERDRSLVRFLIEALDDDGYLSATLEELWETLPPEYEIEIEELEIALHLIQNFDPVGIGARNLQECLALQLKALPGSCEVRNLALTIVQKHLELLAARDFAKIRRLTGCDDESLKAAQSVITSLNPRPASRFSQIEARYITPDVIVKKLKGKWTAYINPDAYPRLRINRLYAEILSKQRRGNGHLSTQLQEARWLIKNVQQRFETIHRVTQAIVDRQRQFFEHGEVAMRPLVLREIADILGLHESTVSRVTSQKYMATPRGIFELKYFFGSHVATDTGGACSATAIRALIKQLISAEDGKKPLSDSQLSEILGQQGIVVARRTVAKYRESLNIPPVNLRKTL, from the coding sequence ATGAAGCCGGCACTCCAGCTAAAACTCTCCCAACATCTGGCACTGACTCCGCAGCTGCAGCAGTCGATCAAGCTGCTACAGCTGTCGACGATCGAAATGCAGCAGGAACTCGAGCGTTATCTGCTCGAGAATCCCATGCTCGAGCGCGAGGACGAACCGGGTGGCGAGGCATTTTCAAATGCTCAGCAATTCGATTCGCCCCAAACCAGCGAAGGTGAGCGCGAGCAAAAGGCCGAACGCGAAGAACGCGACGCGCGCGACGACCGCGAGCAGGATGTTCCATCAGCCCCATCCGATGTCGATGATGACCGTTGGGCCGCCGATGCCGGTACGTTTACTGGCGCCGGGCGCGACGAAGACGACGACAGCGATTCGCAGGATATTCACGGCACGACCATCAGCCTGCGCGATCATCTCGGCTGGCAATTGGGGATGACCCAGGTTTCGGAACGCGACCGCAGCCTGGTCCGTTTCCTGATCGAAGCCCTCGATGACGACGGCTACCTGTCGGCAACCCTGGAGGAACTCTGGGAAACGCTGCCGCCGGAATACGAAATTGAAATCGAAGAACTGGAAATTGCGCTTCATCTCATCCAGAATTTCGACCCGGTCGGGATTGGCGCCCGCAATCTGCAGGAATGTCTGGCCCTGCAACTCAAGGCCTTGCCGGGGAGTTGTGAGGTCCGCAATCTCGCGCTAACCATCGTTCAGAAGCATCTGGAACTGTTGGCCGCCCGTGATTTCGCCAAGATCCGCCGTCTGACTGGTTGCGATGATGAGTCACTGAAGGCTGCGCAATCGGTGATTACCAGCCTGAATCCGCGACCGGCCTCCCGCTTTTCCCAGATCGAAGCCCGCTACATTACGCCGGACGTGATCGTAAAGAAGCTCAAGGGGAAATGGACCGCCTACATTAATCCCGATGCTTATCCGCGCCTGCGCATCAATCGTCTTTACGCCGAAATTCTTTCCAAGCAGCGGCGTGGCAATGGCCACCTGTCTACTCAGCTACAGGAAGCCCGCTGGCTGATCAAGAACGTACAGCAGCGTTTCGAGACCATACATCGCGTGACACAAGCTATTGTCGATCGCCAGCGTCAGTTCTTCGAGCACGGTGAAGTGGCCATGCGGCCGCTTGTCCTGCGCGAAATTGCCGATATTCTCGGTTTGCACGAGTCGACCGTATCGCGCGTCACCAGCCAGAAATACATGGCGACGCCGCGCGGTATCTTCGAACTCAAATACTTCTTCGGCAGTCATGTTGCCACCGATACTGGTGGCGCCTGTTCTGCTACGGCCATCCGGGCGCTGATCAAGCAATTGATCTCGGCCGAGGATGGCAAGAAGCCCTTGTCGGATAGTCAATTATCCGAAATACTAGGCCAGCAGGGAATCGTAGTTGCCCGACGGACGGTTGCCAAATACCGCGAGTCGCTCAACATCCCCCCGGTCAATTTACGCAAGACCCTGTAG
- the lptB gene encoding LPS export ABC transporter ATP-binding protein has translation MNMPAAKLSAHNLKKRYKARTVVEDVSFEVKSGEVVGLLGPNGAGKTTCFYMIVGLVAADGGEVYIDDNRLTHLPMHSRARLGLSYLPQEASVFRKLNVEENIRAILELLNLPEAELNDRLEGLLAELHVSHVRHVNASALSGGERRRVEIARALATNPRFILLDEPFAGVDPIAVLEIQKIIRFLKERGIGVLITDHNVRETLGICDHAYIINAGNVLAAGRPNEIVDNESVRKVYLGEHFKL, from the coding sequence ATGAACATGCCGGCAGCCAAACTCTCGGCCCACAATCTCAAGAAGCGTTACAAGGCGCGGACTGTCGTCGAGGATGTCTCCTTTGAGGTCAAGTCCGGCGAAGTCGTTGGTCTGCTCGGTCCGAACGGTGCCGGCAAGACCACCTGTTTTTACATGATCGTCGGGTTGGTCGCGGCGGACGGCGGCGAAGTTTACATCGACGACAATCGCCTGACCCATCTGCCGATGCATAGCCGGGCACGCCTCGGCCTGTCCTACTTGCCGCAGGAAGCCTCGGTTTTCCGCAAGCTCAATGTCGAGGAAAACATCCGCGCCATCCTCGAGCTGCTCAATTTGCCCGAAGCCGAACTGAATGATCGCCTCGAGGGCCTGCTGGCCGAACTGCACGTCAGTCATGTCCGCCACGTCAATGCCTCGGCCTTGTCGGGCGGCGAGCGTCGCCGCGTCGAAATCGCCCGCGCGCTAGCCACCAATCCGCGTTTCATCCTGCTCGACGAGCCGTTTGCCGGCGTGGACCCGATCGCCGTGCTCGAAATCCAGAAAATCATCCGCTTCCTCAAGGAGCGCGGAATCGGCGTCCTGATTACTGACCACAACGTCCGCGAGACGCTGGGTATTTGCGACCACGCATACATTATCAATGCCGGAAACGTTCTGGCGGCTGGACGGCCGAACGAAATCGTTGATAATGAAAGCGTACGAAAGGTTTATCTCGGCGAGCACTTCAAGCTCTGA
- the recX gene encoding recombination regulator RecX, with protein sequence MPDLRVRALQLLTRRDYSRAGLQAKLAPHAESAEELSVVLDTLQAERLLSDCRYATQRVAVRGRRYGDARLRQELRQQGVSDADIATALPEAGDETERCRVIWAKKFGRPPETAEERGKQMRFLQYRGFSNDAIRRAMQGADE encoded by the coding sequence ATGCCTGACCTGCGCGTCCGCGCCCTGCAATTGCTGACCCGGCGTGATTACAGCCGGGCCGGCTTGCAGGCCAAGCTCGCTCCGCATGCCGAATCGGCGGAAGAGCTGTCGGTGGTGCTCGATACCCTGCAGGCCGAACGCCTGCTCTCTGATTGCCGCTACGCCACCCAACGGGTCGCCGTGCGCGGAAGACGTTACGGCGATGCGCGACTGCGGCAGGAGTTGCGCCAGCAAGGGGTCAGCGATGCCGACATCGCCACGGCCCTGCCCGAAGCCGGTGATGAAACCGAGCGCTGCCGTGTTATTTGGGCCAAAAAATTCGGTCGACCGCCGGAAACTGCCGAAGAGCGTGGCAAACAGATGCGTTTCCTGCAATATCGTGGTTTTTCCAACGACGCCATTCGGCGGGCCATGCAGGGAGCGGATGAATGA
- the recA gene encoding recombinase RecA: MDDNKAKALAAALQQIEKQFGKGSIMKMGDAEIDEGIQVVSTGSLGLDIALGVGGLPRGRVVEIYGPESSGKTTLCLQVVAEMQKLGGVAAFIDAEHALDPQYAQKLGVSVGDLLISQPDTGEQALEIADMLVRSGSVDIIVIDSVAALTPRAEIEGEMGDQMVGLHARLMSQALRKLTANIKKTNTLVIFINQIRMKIGVMFGSPETTTGGNALKFYASVRLDIRRIGAIKKGDEVIGSETKVKVVKNKVAPPFREAIFDILYGEGISRQGEVVEMGVAHKLVEKSGAWYSYKGEKIGQGKDNSREFLKSHPEIAQEIEAKIREAASTTVIKPTKAAAADA; the protein is encoded by the coding sequence ATGGACGACAACAAGGCAAAGGCGCTCGCCGCGGCGCTGCAACAGATCGAAAAGCAGTTTGGCAAAGGCTCCATCATGAAGATGGGCGATGCCGAAATTGACGAAGGCATTCAGGTCGTGTCTACCGGCTCGCTCGGTCTGGACATCGCGCTGGGCGTCGGCGGCCTGCCGCGCGGCCGCGTCGTTGAAATCTACGGTCCGGAATCTTCCGGCAAGACCACGCTCTGCCTGCAGGTCGTGGCCGAAATGCAAAAGCTCGGTGGCGTTGCTGCCTTCATCGACGCCGAACACGCGCTCGATCCGCAATACGCCCAGAAGCTCGGCGTCAGCGTCGGCGACCTGCTCATCTCGCAGCCGGACACCGGCGAACAGGCCCTCGAAATCGCCGACATGCTGGTTCGTTCAGGCTCGGTCGACATCATCGTCATCGACTCGGTCGCCGCCCTTACGCCGCGCGCTGAAATCGAAGGCGAAATGGGTGACCAGATGGTCGGTTTGCATGCTCGCCTGATGTCCCAGGCCCTGCGCAAGCTGACCGCCAACATCAAGAAAACCAACACGCTGGTCATCTTCATCAACCAGATCCGCATGAAGATCGGCGTCATGTTCGGCTCGCCGGAAACGACGACCGGCGGCAACGCCCTCAAGTTCTACGCTTCGGTTCGCCTCGACATCCGCCGCATCGGCGCGATCAAGAAGGGTGATGAAGTCATCGGCAGCGAAACCAAGGTCAAGGTCGTCAAGAACAAGGTCGCCCCGCCCTTCCGCGAAGCCATCTTCGACATCCTCTACGGTGAAGGCATCTCCCGTCAGGGCGAAGTGGTCGAAATGGGCGTTGCCCACAAGCTGGTCGAAAAATCCGGCGCCTGGTATTCCTACAAGGGCGAAAAGATCGGTCAGGGCAAGGACAATTCCCGCGAATTCCTCAAGTCGCACCCGGAAATCGCCCAGGAAATCGAAGCGAAGATCCGCGAAGCGGCCAGCACCACAGTCATCAAGCCGACTAAGGCGGCTGCGGCGGATGCCTGA
- a CDS encoding pseudouridine synthase, giving the protein MLTAYFPPPDNGLAIIHVDNEIIVVDKPAGLLSVPGRGEGMDDCLASRVQARFPDALIAHRLDMSTSGLLVLARGAEMHSRLSRFFRERQIDKRYVAVVFGLMADDAGEVELPLICDWPNRPRQKVDFEIGKPSLTRFRVVSRDPDANTTRVELEPVTGRSHQLRVHMASLGHPILGDDLYGGVATALADRLLLHAMDLGLFHPLTAAAIQFHSDAPF; this is encoded by the coding sequence ATTTTGACGGCCTATTTTCCGCCGCCCGACAACGGCTTGGCCATCATCCATGTCGATAACGAAATCATCGTCGTCGATAAACCGGCCGGGCTGCTCTCCGTCCCGGGGCGTGGGGAGGGCATGGACGACTGCCTGGCGTCGCGCGTTCAGGCCCGTTTTCCCGATGCGCTGATTGCCCATCGCCTCGACATGTCTACCTCCGGCCTGCTCGTTCTGGCGCGCGGCGCGGAAATGCATAGCCGGCTATCGCGCTTTTTCCGCGAACGGCAGATCGACAAGCGTTACGTCGCCGTCGTTTTCGGGCTGATGGCTGACGATGCCGGCGAGGTTGAGCTGCCGTTGATCTGTGACTGGCCGAATCGGCCGCGACAAAAGGTCGATTTCGAGATCGGCAAGCCGTCGCTGACCCGTTTTCGCGTCGTCAGCCGAGATCCGGACGCCAACACGACGCGCGTCGAACTCGAGCCGGTGACCGGCCGGTCGCACCAGTTGCGCGTCCATATGGCATCGCTCGGCCACCCGATTCTCGGCGACGACCTGTACGGCGGTGTGGCGACTGCGCTGGCTGATCGACTGCTGCTGCACGCCATGGATTTGGGCCTTTTTCACCCGTTGACCGCAGCAGCCATCCAATTTCATTCCGACGCCCCGTTTTGA
- a CDS encoding sodium:solute symporter family protein, whose protein sequence is MLIWFVVLYLMVSIGIGLFAATRVHSAKDFAVAGRHLPLPVVTATVFATWFGAEAVFGVSATFVKDGLTGVVADPFGSSMCLIIAGVFFSRKLYKLNILTLGDYFRLRYNRTVEVLTTLCIVASYLGWVSAQIKALGLVFNVVTAGYVSQTAGMILGAAIVLTYTTFGGMLSVAILDFVQMGVIMGGMLYIGYVVSGLTGGVEMVVNHASAAGKLDFFPPPDPWLWLTFLGAWITMMLGSIPQQDVFQRITSAKSQNIALWGSILGASIYFCFTFVPMFIAYSATLIDPDLFNGLMQTDSQLVLPTLVLQHTPIFAQAIFFGAVLSAIMSCSSATLLAPSVAFSENIVRGFYPHMGDHQFLRVMRGSIVVFAGIVLGFALYSNASIFKMVENAYKITLAGAFVPLFFGAFWKRATTQGALAAIFGGLSAWILIEVLVSVSGQPSGAPEYAYALVGIGQAVPPQLIGLAVSILGMIAGSLLPQWVGHPLPHEDVHEALHHRAAAETHHATEHPHHH, encoded by the coding sequence ATGCTGATCTGGTTCGTCGTTCTCTACCTGATGGTTTCCATCGGCATCGGCCTGTTTGCCGCGACCCGCGTCCATAGCGCCAAGGATTTCGCTGTGGCCGGCCGCCATTTGCCGCTGCCGGTCGTCACCGCCACTGTCTTCGCCACCTGGTTCGGCGCCGAAGCCGTCTTCGGCGTTTCCGCCACCTTCGTCAAGGATGGCCTGACCGGCGTCGTTGCCGACCCCTTCGGCTCGTCGATGTGCCTGATCATCGCCGGCGTTTTCTTCTCGCGGAAACTCTACAAGCTCAACATCCTGACCCTCGGCGACTATTTCCGCCTGCGCTACAACCGCACGGTCGAGGTGCTGACCACGCTGTGCATCGTCGCCTCCTACCTCGGCTGGGTATCGGCCCAGATCAAGGCGCTCGGGCTGGTCTTCAATGTCGTCACCGCCGGTTATGTCAGCCAGACGGCGGGCATGATCCTCGGCGCGGCCATCGTCCTGACTTACACGACCTTTGGCGGCATGCTCTCGGTGGCCATCCTCGATTTCGTCCAGATGGGCGTCATCATGGGCGGCATGCTGTACATCGGCTACGTTGTCTCCGGGCTGACCGGCGGCGTCGAAATGGTCGTCAATCACGCCTCGGCAGCCGGCAAACTCGATTTCTTCCCGCCGCCCGACCCGTGGCTGTGGCTGACCTTCCTCGGTGCCTGGATCACCATGATGCTCGGCTCGATCCCGCAGCAGGACGTCTTCCAGCGCATCACCTCGGCCAAGAGTCAGAACATCGCGCTGTGGGGCTCCATCCTCGGCGCCTCGATCTATTTCTGCTTCACCTTCGTGCCGATGTTCATCGCCTATTCGGCAACGCTGATCGACCCGGACCTGTTCAACGGCCTGATGCAGACCGACTCGCAGCTCGTCCTCCCGACGCTGGTGCTGCAACACACCCCGATCTTCGCCCAGGCGATCTTCTTCGGCGCCGTGCTGTCGGCCATCATGAGCTGCTCGTCGGCCACCTTGCTGGCGCCATCCGTCGCCTTCTCGGAAAACATCGTGCGCGGCTTCTACCCGCACATGGGCGACCACCAGTTTTTGCGTGTCATGCGCGGCTCCATCGTCGTCTTTGCCGGCATCGTCCTTGGCTTCGCGCTGTATTCCAACGCCAGCATTTTCAAGATGGTCGAAAACGCCTACAAGATCACGCTGGCCGGCGCCTTCGTGCCGCTCTTTTTCGGCGCCTTCTGGAAGCGGGCGACGACGCAGGGTGCGCTGGCTGCCATTTTCGGCGGCCTGTCAGCGTGGATCCTGATTGAAGTGCTGGTCAGCGTCAGCGGCCAGCCATCCGGCGCGCCCGAGTACGCCTACGCCCTGGTCGGCATCGGCCAGGCCGTGCCGCCGCAGCTGATCGGGCTGGCCGTCAGCATCCTCGGCATGATCGCCGGATCGCTGTTGCCGCAATGGGTCGGCCACCCGCTGCCACACGAAGACGTCCACGAAGCCCTGCATCATAGGGCGGCGGCGGAAACCCATCACGCCACCGAACATCCGCACCACCACTAA
- a CDS encoding VanZ family protein, giving the protein MAHHGRGPILLSRYLALAWCGLVVYGSLHPFTGWRDTGVSPIAFLEGGWPRYWTVFDLAANVAVYLPLGFFLTLALSNLPWRFTALILAVLLTGSVSFGLETLQTWLPSRVPSNLDLACNTLGGLLGALWAQHVGPRVFARLAALEHRLIAPIPHAELGLTLLGLWLLVPLSPETLLFGAGDLRQIFGFTGAVPFAAESFVMIEASITAFNVVAVGLIVRMLCARLLFAYLIVPLFLFLCLVISTVAAAVLVSPADSLAWLTPGARLGLVVGGGILAVAIALPVAPRLMIAVLALLAGTVLVNMAPPNPYSEAALAVWRQGHFLNFNGLTRLVATLWPFLTLPFLFLTTRRT; this is encoded by the coding sequence ATGGCACATCACGGTCGTGGCCCCATTCTGCTTTCCCGCTACCTGGCGCTCGCCTGGTGCGGACTGGTCGTGTACGGCAGCCTGCACCCGTTTACCGGCTGGCGCGACACCGGCGTCTCGCCGATTGCCTTCCTCGAAGGCGGCTGGCCGCGCTACTGGACGGTCTTCGACCTGGCGGCCAATGTCGCGGTCTACCTGCCTTTGGGCTTCTTTTTGACGCTGGCGTTGAGCAACCTGCCCTGGCGCTTCACCGCCCTGATCCTCGCCGTACTGCTCACCGGCAGCGTCAGTTTCGGTCTCGAAACGCTGCAGACCTGGCTACCCTCGCGCGTCCCATCCAATCTCGACCTCGCCTGCAACACGCTGGGCGGGCTGCTCGGCGCGCTGTGGGCGCAACACGTCGGGCCACGCGTTTTTGCCCGCCTCGCCGCACTCGAACACCGGCTGATCGCCCCCATCCCGCACGCCGAACTCGGCCTGACGCTGCTCGGCCTGTGGCTGCTCGTCCCGCTCTCGCCGGAAACACTGCTCTTTGGCGCCGGCGATTTGCGACAGATTTTCGGGTTTACCGGCGCCGTTCCCTTCGCCGCCGAGAGCTTCGTCATGATCGAGGCCAGCATCACCGCCTTCAATGTCGTCGCCGTCGGTCTGATCGTCCGCATGCTGTGCGCGCGGCTGCTTTTTGCCTACCTCATCGTGCCGCTCTTCCTGTTCCTCTGTCTGGTCATCAGCACCGTCGCCGCTGCCGTTCTGGTCAGCCCGGCCGATTCACTGGCCTGGCTGACGCCGGGCGCCAGGCTCGGGCTGGTCGTCGGTGGCGGCATTCTTGCCGTCGCCATCGCCCTGCCGGTAGCGCCGCGCCTGATGATTGCCGTGCTGGCACTGTTGGCGGGTACTGTGCTGGTCAACATGGCACCGCCCAACCCCTATTCGGAAGCTGCGCTGGCCGTCTGGCGGCAAGGGCACTTTCTCAACTTCAATGGCCTGACGCGCCTGGTCGCTACCCTATGGCCTTTCCTGACCCTGCCCTTCCTGTTTCTGACGACGCGCCGGACCTAG
- a CDS encoding cation-transporting P-type ATPase, whose amino-acid sequence MAFPDPALPVSDDAPDLAWHADTAEAAAQRLGVDHATGLADDEAASRLTRHGPNSLTERPGKPAWRRFADQVMQPLVLVLVAAGAITGALGEVVDASVIFGVVITNAIIGYWQEAKAEGALAALARSVTTPVTVRRGGQRKQLEATQLVPGDIVMLAAGDRIPADLRLIQQHELHTDDSMLTGESQPVTKDIAALHPDTVLADRLNMAYAGTTVVAGQGSGLVIATGDATETGRIAGLIAAAPDLVTPLTRKMATFSNWLLWAIGGLALLTVGVGLARGGSAFDMFIAAVALAVGAIPEGLPAAVTVTLAIGVARMAKRRAIIRHLPAVETLGSTTVICSDKTGTLTENAMTVRVLWCAGEGYAVGGHGYAPEGAITHDEMPADIDGALREALIAGALCNDASLRHEHGQWKITGDPTEAALIVAARKGKLDEHTLGKLFPRRDVLPFDATRQFMATAHEGDGQGVVYVKGALERLLPLCVDRLSANGQPLPIDRAAIEKVACAYAEQGMRVLLLARRDFNFGQNFRLTVEGIEKLTLIGLVGMIDPPRKAAIGAIRNCHSAGIRVKMITGDHAVTALAIARQIGLNAEKALTGRELAQLDDTALGEAAHSVDVFARVEPEQKLRLVGALQARGEVVAMTGDGVNDAPALKQADIGIAMGLAGTEVAKEAAAMVLTDDNFASIEAAVEEGRGVWDNLVKFITWTLPTNFGEGLVIVAAILFGSTLPITPLQILWINMTTAVLLGLPLAFEPIERGVMRRAPRRLDQPVLDSGLIRRIVLVSFLLLAGAFGLFLLELDQGHSLAEARTVAVNVFVMVEAAYLFNCRSLTRSFWSQGLFSNPWIWAGLGSMLALQLAMTYLPVMNRLFQTAPIGLMEWAEIVAVALLCSTLIGLEKHLAARLARRTT is encoded by the coding sequence ATGGCCTTTCCTGACCCTGCCCTTCCTGTTTCTGACGACGCGCCGGACCTAGCCTGGCATGCCGACACCGCCGAAGCGGCCGCCCAACGGCTGGGGGTTGATCACGCCACCGGCCTGGCCGACGACGAAGCGGCCTCCCGCCTTACCCGCCACGGCCCCAACAGCCTGACCGAACGCCCCGGCAAGCCGGCCTGGCGACGCTTCGCCGACCAGGTCATGCAACCGCTCGTGCTGGTCCTCGTCGCCGCCGGAGCCATCACCGGCGCCCTCGGCGAAGTCGTGGACGCCAGCGTGATTTTTGGCGTCGTCATCACCAATGCCATCATCGGCTACTGGCAGGAAGCCAAAGCCGAAGGCGCCCTGGCCGCGCTGGCGCGCAGCGTCACCACGCCGGTCACCGTCCGTCGTGGCGGCCAGCGCAAGCAGCTTGAAGCGACGCAACTGGTCCCCGGCGACATCGTCATGCTCGCTGCCGGCGACCGCATTCCGGCCGACCTCCGGCTGATCCAGCAGCACGAACTGCACACCGACGATTCGATGCTGACCGGCGAATCGCAGCCCGTCACCAAGGACATCGCCGCGCTGCACCCCGACACCGTGCTCGCCGACCGCCTCAACATGGCCTACGCCGGTACCACGGTGGTCGCCGGGCAGGGCAGCGGGCTGGTCATCGCCACCGGCGACGCCACCGAAACCGGGCGCATCGCTGGCCTGATCGCCGCCGCGCCCGATCTGGTCACGCCGCTGACGCGCAAGATGGCGACCTTCTCGAACTGGCTGCTGTGGGCCATCGGCGGGCTGGCGCTGCTTACCGTCGGCGTCGGGCTGGCCCGCGGCGGTTCGGCTTTCGACATGTTCATCGCCGCCGTGGCGCTCGCCGTCGGCGCCATTCCCGAAGGTCTGCCGGCCGCCGTGACCGTTACGCTGGCCATCGGCGTCGCCCGCATGGCCAAACGGCGGGCCATCATCCGCCATCTGCCGGCGGTCGAAACGCTGGGCAGTACGACGGTGATTTGCTCGGACAAGACCGGCACGCTGACCGAAAACGCCATGACCGTGCGCGTCCTGTGGTGCGCCGGCGAAGGTTATGCCGTCGGTGGCCACGGCTACGCGCCGGAAGGCGCCATCACCCACGACGAAATGCCGGCCGATATCGACGGCGCCCTGCGCGAAGCCCTGATCGCCGGGGCGCTGTGCAACGACGCCTCGCTGCGCCACGAGCACGGCCAATGGAAAATTACCGGCGACCCGACCGAAGCCGCGCTGATCGTCGCCGCGCGCAAGGGCAAGCTCGACGAACACACGCTGGGCAAGCTCTTTCCGCGTCGCGACGTGCTGCCTTTCGACGCCACCCGGCAATTCATGGCCACCGCCCACGAGGGCGACGGGCAGGGCGTTGTCTACGTCAAGGGCGCCCTCGAACGCCTGCTGCCGCTGTGCGTCGATCGCTTGTCGGCGAATGGCCAACCGCTGCCCATCGACCGCGCAGCCATCGAAAAAGTGGCCTGCGCCTATGCCGAACAGGGCATGCGCGTGCTGCTGCTGGCCCGACGCGATTTCAATTTTGGCCAAAATTTCCGGTTGACCGTGGAAGGCATCGAAAAACTCACCCTGATCGGCCTCGTCGGCATGATCGACCCGCCGCGCAAGGCCGCCATCGGCGCCATCCGCAACTGCCATTCGGCCGGCATCCGGGTCAAGATGATCACCGGCGACCACGCTGTCACGGCGCTCGCCATCGCCCGCCAGATCGGGCTCAATGCGGAAAAAGCGCTGACCGGCCGCGAACTGGCCCAGCTCGACGACACCGCGCTGGGCGAAGCCGCCCACAGCGTCGACGTCTTTGCCCGTGTCGAACCGGAACAGAAGCTGCGCCTCGTCGGCGCCCTGCAGGCGCGCGGCGAAGTCGTCGCAATGACCGGCGACGGCGTCAACGACGCACCCGCCCTCAAGCAGGCCGACATCGGCATCGCCATGGGCCTGGCCGGCACCGAAGTGGCCAAGGAAGCAGCGGCCATGGTCCTCACCGACGACAATTTCGCCAGCATCGAGGCGGCCGTCGAGGAGGGCCGGGGCGTCTGGGACAACCTCGTCAAGTTCATCACCTGGACCCTACCGACCAACTTTGGCGAAGGCCTCGTCATCGTCGCCGCCATCCTCTTCGGCAGCACGCTGCCAATCACTCCGCTGCAGATTTTGTGGATCAACATGACCACCGCCGTCCTGCTCGGCCTGCCCCTCGCCTTCGAGCCGATCGAGCGCGGCGTCATGCGTCGGGCGCCACGCCGGCTCGACCAGCCGGTGCTCGACAGCGGCCTGATCCGGCGCATCGTCCTCGTCTCCTTCCTGCTGTTGGCCGGCGCCTTCGGCCTCTTCCTGCTTGAACTGGATCAGGGTCACAGCCTGGCCGAAGCACGCACCGTCGCCGTCAACGTCTTCGTCATGGTCGAAGCCGCCTACCTCTTCAACTGCCGTTCGCTGACCCGCAGTTTCTGGAGCCAGGGCCTGTTTTCGAATCCATGGATCTGGGCCGGTCTGGGCAGCATGCTCGCCCTGCAACTGGCGATGACCTACCTGCCGGTGATGAATCGGCTATTCCAGACGGCACCGATCGGGCTGATGGAATGGGCGGAAATAGTCGCCGTCGCCTTGCTCTGTTCGACGCTCATCGGGCTTGAAAAGCATCTTGCTGCCCGCCTGGCCCGCCGCACCACCTGA